The genome window gaaattctagagacacagttttgaacgacatagccttggggtcgacttcatgttcagttggggtcgactcaaacattcccgGGGTTGGCTCCATCTGGGTCGCTCATAGAAAGTtgaggtcggccctctcagttaAATtctagagacttgttttcttgaggctttgACAGCTGGGGCGACTCCACTACTGTtacatccgtgccattttcgcAGAGATGTGCCTGAGGTTCGATGATGTGCCAGGGTTGACTCACTTCATGTTGggatcgactcattccacactttgctgcatcttaaggttagactcatccatataatcaatgaactaTATTTCAAGCATTTTGAATGTATGctatggtagtgctacatactcttaacaataagcccttaagagtacgtttcacttgaaacttgctgaattagaatttagaattcactatcccttttctatttacaaattttatctcattattaatcattgaagacatcttgatctcattcttctaatgtatcgaaGTGTCGAACTCAGTATGATTGTATCATGTTAATTGTAGTACTTAATTGGATATTTCTCATGGtcgtgttaatcatcaaaataacacttcatcctcaatctccccctttttgatgattaaaatATGAGTATGAGtagattgatacttatcttaaaaattagaaatttgttttagaagagctcaagttgctgaatttcagcttttcaaatttgaagtgaagtctccccctctttcatccccaaatattgccaattagaGACTTTTGATTTCTCCcccctttcttttgtatttggttaggatgaaacttcaaaattcgagataaagcaagagtttcaggttatgtatcgaggcatgagaggtatgtgcaaattctgaaattttgattaaaaatttagactttaaaattttaattgttacattttgctcccccttaagtgaatATTATCTCCTACTATATTTTCAAACTTATTTGTCAACTTTATTTGTCCCTTTAtattgcaacttctttctttccttacttctttcccttttttgttTCATCAAACAAGCCGTtatggcaatagataagtagagtGCAGTAATAATAAACattcaaatttcattgatcaaaatggaacattgtagtacattaatgcaaaaatacaatgttcttcaattaaggtgcaaagtacatcaacaaagtaaaatacatatgagagctagataatcctaggcactaatcataatACTAACATCAGCCGAGAGGGTATCTAAGGCTGTGagtagtcctcatcctcctagcataagtggcgaggagaggttgagcctgatgggactgggTTCTtggcgtggacctcgctgagctgaGATGACTCGTGCCAAAACCTtcgactcagctgctcggggcacagatggacatgagcctctctctctctgtgtaatgctcccacctgctctctgaggtctctaatctcagcagtcattaTGTCCAACCTGCTCATCAATCCGTCAGAGaagtcctcacctgagctgacacaagctcagtcatcctactccaaaactccctCTGTGCACCCCGTGGGTACGGATGACGACGGTCTAGCCCTCTGAAGGTGCGTAGGATGATCCTCAGGTACCTCAGCCTCAGAGATGGGATCTCCAAacttctggtgcatcaccctccggtgcatgtatccctgctcctcCACGCaccccactgcccgttcaccttctcataacccatgcgaactagggaccgtgcagtgtaagtgtcaGTTGAATAATAGAAgcttggagatctctccctccacagatatgtcatgatagtcaactttaagacacgcaatagcacgtatctagtagaatagtgattacgggtatcgatcacagggattggggtatagttgttttcttaaaaaaaaatatttaaaaggaaaagtttgtgaagaaaattaaactaagaaatttaatgaaaatgtaattaaaaggatatcCGTTTGGAGGaaactagggcaagaaattcactactaacatcggaataaggattaattgtattttaatttattcttggataacatgcaaattggctgcaagcctaataagcattaaatagagattcacaaaagtaatttgggaataatccatctttagtttagcatgaaatgtctaacCCTAAACTAactgtggcaggacactgcatcttccttaagcatggactatcttatattttacttagtgatcatgaaaaacagttatataaacatcatacttaaatcacaaaaattaaatatgggatgaaataaaatatgcataagaacaaaataaagtttatacaactccaagaatagaaatcaaaaacataaaacctttggccctttgttagggctgcatccagccccagTGAAAAGATTAGCCTTCCATGAAGAGTTGAACAGCTGCATTGCAGGGGGACTTCATGATGATTAGCTCCTTCACTACAGGAAATGTGGGAAAAGCCGACcatttttttgccgacgctattcACTAGCGTCGGGAAAAAATACCCCAAGCGTCACATATCCTCACGCTTCAAAGAAGCGTCGGTAGCTTCCTCCTCTCCAATCGATCCCTAGCCTGGAATCCTTTTCCGCCTCTCCGCCTCCCTGAGTAACCCACCCGATCGAGCCCCTAGCATTTCCGCCTCTCCGCCTCCCGATTCTCCCTcaagcctcctccctcctctccggttcATAGATCGAGCGTTGCCTCACCTCGCTCATATAACTGGTGGTTCATAGCTCGAGGCTTGAGCCCTAGACTTTCTCCCTCACCCCCTGAATCCTGATCATATAACGTCGGATAACTCCGTGACGATAACCCTAACCGATCCCAccctgctccctctccccctgCTATAAAAGGACCGTAAGCACACTACACAAAGTGATATATCTTCTCCGTCGCTTGCTCTCATCTCATCATCTTTCTCGATCTCCGCGGATGGCTGCGAACTCCATCCTCGCCAACGGCGGCAAGGGGCCGTCGCCCGGCTGCCTCGCGGCGGTGTACAGCGAGGTGCAGACTAGCCGCCTCAACcactccctcccctcccctccgtcGTTAGGGGACCCTTCAAGATCGTGGACGGCCCTCTGAGCTCCGCCGCCCGGGAACCCCGGTATctgtctcccctgttttctctctcccccttaTGACTTGATTGAGATCTATATCGATCGATCTGAGGCCAATGATGGTCTGTGTTTTGATTGTCATGCTTGTGACGTATCGATTGCAGATGAGATCAAGAAGCTGTTTCCTAATCTTTTCGGCCAGCCCTCCGCCACGCTAGTTCCGACGGGTTCCGCTCCTTCGGAGATGGCTGGGAGTCTTAAGGTCGGAGTGGTGCTCTCTGGAGGCCAGGCTCCCGGTGGGCACAATGTCATCTCTGGGATCTTTGGTGAGCGCTTCGTTtcattgtttcttttggatttttaccccttattgattgattgatttctTTCTATATCCTTTTGTggtcatggatgatttttttttggtgtgcttTTGTTGATTGTGTGATGGATTAATTTCTTGGTTTCCTCATCTTTTTTGTCGTCATGGTAGATTACTTGCAGGATCGAGCCAAGGGGAGCACGCTGTACGGATTCAAGGGAGGTCCAGCAGGGATCATGAAATGCAAATACATGGAGCTCACTTCAGAGTACATCTATCCTTATAGAAATCAGGTATCTGG of Phoenix dactylifera cultivar Barhee BC4 unplaced genomic scaffold, palm_55x_up_171113_PBpolish2nd_filt_p 002762F, whole genome shotgun sequence contains these proteins:
- the LOC120109785 gene encoding pyrophosphate--fructose 6-phosphate 1-phosphotransferase subunit beta 1-like; the encoded protein is MAGSLKVGVVLSGGQAPGGHNVISGIFDYLQDRAKGSTLYGFKGGPAGIMKCKYMELTSEYIYPYRNQGGFDMICSGRDKIETPEQFKQAEETALKLDLDGLVVIADTSTRRDDDAVDL